The following proteins are encoded in a genomic region of Corylus avellana chromosome ca4, CavTom2PMs-1.0:
- the LOC132179730 gene encoding cilia- and flagella-associated protein 58-like — protein MGVNASKSKMMNRRNLCDERVGGVIEKAVFLQKEVKEMVYEREKESKGNYHERDMMVFAFKEAEWKQERKRLKEEVKRLRKMVEEKEDKIRGMGQAQVSEKGQELLSTSFLVEQMRQERARRDEAVEKWKHLYLAIKTELDHLIQRTDRGDAQYWRSEEEDMIEELQKEVVAKEETIKALKAQLASIEHEDYKKEREIDILRQSLRIMSSKKMASRAIKNLP, from the exons ATGGGTGTGAATGCTAGCAAGAGCAAGATGATGAACAGGAGGAATTTGTGTGACGAAAGGGTTGGAGGGGTGATAGAGAAGGCTGTGTTTCTGCAGAAGGAAGTGAAGGAGATGGTGTATGAGAGGGAGAAGGAGAGCAAGGGTAATTATCATGAGCGGGACATGATGGTGTTTGCATTCAAGGAGGCGGAGTGGAAGCAAGAGAGGAAGAGGCTGAAAGAGGAGGTGAAGAGGCTGAGGAAGATggtggaagagaaagaagataaGATTAGAGGGATGGGGCAGGCGCAGGTGAGTGAGAAAGGGCAAGAATTGTTGAGTACTAGCTTCTTGGTGGAACAAATGAGGCAGGAGAGAGCTCGGCGTGATGAGGCTGTGGAGAAGTGGAAGCACCTCTATCTTGCCATTAAGACTGAGCTTGATCATCTCATTCAAAGGACAGATCGTG GGGATGCACAGTATTGGAGATCAGAGGAAGAAGACATGATAGAGGAGTTACAGAAAGAAGTGGTTGCCAAGGAAGAGACCATCAAAGCCTTGAAAGCGCAGCTAGCTTCCATAGAGCATGAGGATTACAAGAAGGAAAGGGAGATTGACATATTGAGGCAAAGCTTACGAATCATGAGCAGTAAGAAGATGGCTTCGCGAGCCATCAAGAATCTTCCCTGA
- the LOC132177685 gene encoding myosin-8-like, with protein sequence MVTQANLVVGSLVWVEDPEVSWIDGEVVEVNGEDLKTNCTSGRTAVAKASNVYPKDPEFPPCGVDDMTRLAYLHEPGVLQNLRCRYDINEIYTYTGNILIAVNPFRRLPHLYDKHMMEQYKGVAIGELSPHPFAIADAAYRLMMNEGISQSILVSGESGAGKTESTKMLMRYLAYMGGKAAAEGRRSVEQQVLESNPVLEAFGNAKTVRNNNSSRFGKFVEIQFDQRGKISGAAIRTYLLERSRVCQVSDPERNYHCFYMLCAAPPEDVERYKLGNPRTFHYLNQSNCYELDGVDDSKEYLATRKAMDVVGIGSDEQDAIFRVLAAILHLGNVEFAKGKEIDSSEPKDDKSWFHLKTAAELFMCDEKSLEDSLCKRVIVTRDENITKWIDPESAALSRDALAKIVYSRLFDWLVNKINNSIGQDPDSKNLIGVLDIYGFESFKTNSFEQFCINLTNEKLQQHFNQHIFKMEQEEYTKEEIDWSYIEFIDNQDVLDLIEKKPGGIIALLDEACMFPRSTHETFAEKLYQTLKDNKRFSKPKLSRSDFTICHYAGDVTYQTELFLDKNKDYVIAEHQALLSYSKCSFVSGLFPPLAEESSKSSKLSSIGSRFKQQLQALLEILSATEPHYIRCVKPNNLLKPAIFENNNILQQLRCGGVMEAIRISCAGYPTRKTFDDFLRRFRILAPDVLDGSYDEVIACKRLLEKVNLRGYQIGKTKVFLRAGQMAELDGYRSEVLGRSASIIQRKIRSFLCCKSFILLRLSAIQIQALCRGQVARQKYESLRREGASLKIQRHCRMYLSRHAYKNLCSSAVCLQTGMRGMAARNDLRLRKRTRAAIIIQSQCRRYLTRLHYLRIKKAAIASQCAWRARVARRELRTLKMAAKETGALQAAKNKLEKQVEELTWRLQLEKRMRADLEESKTQENRKLQSALEEGQLQFQEIKELLMKELEAAKKTVEQVPVVHEVPVIDHEMFSKLTAENEELKALVNSLEKKIDETERKYEETNRVSEERLNQALQAESKIIELKTSMQRLEERLSDMEIEDQMLRQQALLNSPVRKMSEHLAITRPLQNGHHEPQSAAPAKKIGTESLRRSQIERQHESIDALIKCVTQDLGFSEGKPVWAFTIYKCLLHWRVFEAERTSVFDRLIQLIGSAIENQDNNNLMAYWLTNASTLLFLLQRSFTASNGTAVRKPPAPTSLFGRMTQGFRSSSANLSVGPMDIVRHVEAKYPALLFKQQLIAYVEKIYGIIRENMKKDMLQIVPSCIQAPRTSRGSISKSSGQSNSNSGPASPWHRIIESLDDLLCTLKENFVPPVLVQKIFSQLFSFINVQIFNSLLLRRERCTFSNGEYVKSGLAELELWCGQATEEYAGSSWDELKHARQAVGFLVIHQKSRISYDDIKNDLCPILSVQQLYRICTQYWDDNYNTRSVSPDVISSMKILMTEDSNDDNSNSFLLDDNSSIPFSVDDFSCSLQEKHFSDVKPPAELLKNPAFQFLQD encoded by the exons ATG GTTACTCAAGCCAATTTAGTGGTTGGATCTCTTGTTTGGGTGGAGGATCCTGAGGTATCTTGGATAGATGGTGAAGTTGTGGAAGTTAATGGTGAAGATTTAAAAACAAACTGTACGTCAGGGAGGACG GCTGTGGCTAAAGCATCCAATGTCTATCCGAAGGATCCTGAATTTCCTCCATGTGGTGTTGATGACATGACGAGGCTGGCTTATCTGCATGAACCAGGGGTTCTGCAGAATTTAAGATGTCGCTATGATATAAATGAAATATAT ACTTACACAGGAAACATATTGATAGCTGTCAACCCGTTTCGAAGGCTACCTCATTTATATGATAAGCATATGATGGAACAGTATAAAGGGGTGGCTATAGGTGAGCTGAGCCCACATCCTTTTGCTATTGCGGATGCTGCGTACAG ATTGATGATGAATGAGGGAATAAGCCAGTCAATTTTGGTTAGTGGGGAAAGTGGAGCTGGTAAAACAGAAAGTACAAAAATGCTTATGCGTTATCTTGCCTATATGGGAGGCAAAGCTGCAGCTGAGGGTCGACGGTCTGTGGAGCAGCAAGTTCTAGAG TCCAACCCTGTTCTAGAAGCATTTGGTAATGCAAAGACGGTCAGAAACAATAATTCAAG TCGATTTGGTAAGTTCGTGGAGATTCAGTTCGACCAAAGAGGCAAAATTTCTGGAGCTGCCATCAGAACATATTTACTAGAACGATCTCGTGTTTGTCAAGTGTCTGATCCTGAACGAAATTATCATTgcttttatatgctttgtgctGCACCACCAGAG GATGTTGAGAGGTACAAATTGGGCAACCCAAGAACATTCCATTATCTAAATCAATCAAATTGCTATGAGCTGGATGGAGTGGATGATTCTAAGGAGTACCTTGCAACTAGAAAAGCTATGGATGTTGTTGGGATCGGTTCTGATGAGCAG GATGCAATATTCCGAGTTTTAGCTGCAATACTCCATTTGGGCAACGTTGAGTTTGCAAAGGGGAAAGAAATAGATTCTTCTGAACCCAAAGATGATAAATCTTGGTTCCATCTCAAAACAGCAGCTGAACTTTTCAT GTGTGATGAGAAGTCTCTTGAAGACTCATTATGCAAACGTGTGATTGTGACGCGTGATGAGAACATAACAAAATGGATTGATCCAGAGTCTGCAGCACTCAGTAGAGATGCTTTGGCAAAAATTGTTTATTCAAGGTTATTTGATTG GCTCGTGAACAAGATTAATAATTCTATTGGTCAAGATCCTGATTCAAAAAACTTGATTGGGGTTCTCGATATTTACGGATTTGAGAGTTTCAAGACAAACAG CTTTGAGCAATTTTGTATCAATTTGACGAATGAAAAACTGCAGCAACATTTCAACCAG CATATTTTCAAGATGGAGCAAGAGGAGTATACAAAAGAAGAAATCGACTGGAGTTATATAGAGTTCATTGACAACCAGGATGTTCTTGATCTCATTGAAAAG AAACCTGGTGGCATCATTGCTCTTCTGGATGAGGCTTG TATGTTTCCAAGATCAACACATGAGACATTTGCAGAAAAACTCTACCAAACTCTTAAAGACAATAAACGCTTTAGCAAGCCAAAGTTGTCACGTAGTGACTTTACCATTTGTCATTATGCTGGTGAT GTCACTTATCAAACTGAGCTCTTCCTGGATAAGAACAAAGACTATGTCATTGCGGAGCATCAAGCACTCCTGAGCTATTCCAAGTGCTCCTTTGTTTCAGGCTTGTTCCCACCTTTAGCTGAAGAATCTTCCAAATCATCAAAGTTGTCATCAATAGGTTCTCGGTTTAAG CAACAATTGCAAGCTTTGCTTGAGATACTGAGTGCCACTGAGCCACACTACATTCGTTGTGTAAAGCCAAATAATCTTCTCAAGCCAGCCATATTTGAGAATAATAACATCTTACAGCAACTCCGCTGTGGG GGAGTCATGGAGGCAATTAGGATCAGCTGTGCTGGATATCCCACTAGGAAGACTTTCGATGATTTTTTACGTCGGTTTCGCATCCTGGCACCTGATGTTTTAGATGGAAG CTATGATGAGGTTATTGCTTGCAAGAGGCTTCTTGAGAAGGTGAACCTTAGAGGCTATCAG ATTGGCAAGACGAAAGTGTTTCTTAGAGCAGGTCAAATGGCAGAACTAGATGGTTACCGAAGTGAGGTCTTAGGGAGATCGGCAAGCATCATCCAGCGAAAAATTCGCTCGTTTTTGTGTTGCAAAAGCTTCATCTTATTGCGGCTATCTGCCATACAAATCCAAGCCTTGTGTAGAG GACAAGTTGCACGCCAGAAGTATGAAAGCTTGAGAAGGGAAGGGGCTTCTTTGAAAATCCAGAGACATTGTCGCATGTATCTTTCTAGGCATGCTTATAAGAATTTGTGCTCTTCAGCTGTTTGTTTACAGACTGGTATGCGTGGGATGGCTGCTCGTAATGATCTTAGGTTGAGGAAGCGGACAAGAGCTGCAATTATTATCCAG AGTCAATGCCGAAGATACTTGACCCGACTTCATTATTTAAGGATAAAGAAAGCAGCAATTGCCTCACAATGTGCCTGGAGAGCAAGGGTTGCACGTAGAGAATTACGGACGCTTAAAATG GCTGCTAAGGAAACTGGTGCTCTCCAAGCTGCCAAAAATAAGCTGGAAAAGCAAGTTGAAGAGCTGACCTGGCGTCTGCAGCTGGAGAAAAGAATGAGG GCTGATCTTGAAGAATCCAAAACACAGGAAAATAGAAAGTTGCAGTCTGCTTTAGAAGAGGGACAACttcaatttcaagaaattaAAGAACTACTTATGAAGGAACTTGAGGCTGCCAAGAAAACTGTTGAACAGGTTCCCGTTGTACATGAGGTTCCTGTTATTGACCATGAAATGTTCAGTAAGCTTACCGCTGAAAATGAAGAGCTCAAG GCTCTGGTAAATTCtctggaaaagaaaattgatgaaACAGAGAGGAAGTACGAAGAAACAAACAGGGTTAGTGAAGAGCGGTTGAATCAAGCTTTGCAGGCAGAGTCAAAGATAATTGAGTTGAAGACTTCCATGCAAAG ACTTGAAGAAAGACTTTCTGACATGGAAATTGAGGACCAAATGCTGCGTCAACAAGCATTATTAAATTCACCTGTTAGAAAAATGTCAGAACATTTAGCAATTACAAGACCTCTGCAAAATGGTCATCAT GAACCACAAAGTGCTGCACCAGCAAAAAAAATTGGTACAGAGTCTTTGAGGAGATCACAAATAGAAAGGCAGCAT GAGAGCATAGATGCTCTTATCAAATGTGTTACACAAGATCTTGGGTTTAGTGAAGGAAAACCAGTTTGGGCATTTACCATATACAAATGTCTTCTTCACTGGAGGGTATTTGAAGCAGAAAGAACTAGTGTATTTGATCGCCTTATTCAGTTGATTGGCTCTGCAATAGAG AACCAGGATAACAACAATCTTATGGCTTATTGGTTAACCAACGCATCTACATTGTTGTTCTTGCTCCAACGGAGTTTTACAGCCAGCAATGGAACTGCAGTGCGGAAGCCTCCTGCTCCGACATCATTATTTGGGAGGATGACCCAA GGTTTCCGTTCTTCTTCAGCCAATCTTTCTGTTGGTCCAATGGATATAGTGCGTCATGTTGAGGCAAAATATCCAGCTTTGCTTTTTAAGCAGCAGCTAATAGCATATGTGGAAAAGATATATGGAATTATCCGAGAGAACATGAAGAAGGACATGTTACAAATAGTTCCTTCTTGTATCCAG GCACCCAGAACATCAAGAGGAAGTATTTCAAAATCATCTGGACAGTCTAATAGCAATAGTGGCCCAGCTAGTCCCTGGCACAGAATCATTGAGAGCCTTGATGACCTTCTTTGtacattaaaagaaaatttt GTGCCTCCAGTTCTTGTTCAGAAGATATTCTCTCAACTTTTCTCATTTATCAATGTTCAGATCTTTAATAG CCTTCTCCTTCGTCGAGAGCGCTGCACATTCAGCAATGGGGAATACGTGAAGTCTGGGTTGGCTGAATTAGAACTATGGTGTGGCCAAGCAACAGAAGAG TACGCTGGCTCATCATGGGATGAACTCAAACATGCAAGGCAGGCAGTGGGATTCTTG GTTATACACCAAAAGTCTAGAATTTCCTACGACGACATTAAAAATGACCTCTGCCCt ATCCTGAGTGTTCAGCAGCTTTACAGAATATGTACACAATACTGGGATGACAATTACAACACTCGAAGTGTATCACCAGAT GTCATTTCCAGCATGAAGATTCTAATGACAGAGGACTCCAATGATGACAATAGCAACTCTTTTTTGTTGGATGATAATTCCAG CATTCCTTTCTCAGTCGACGACTTTTCCTGTTCCCTTCAAGAGAAGCATTTTTCTGATGTAAAGCCTCCTGCAGAACTCTTGAAGAATCCAGCCTTCCAATTTTTACAGGATTAA